CCAGGCTGCCAGGGCGTGATGTGTCCACAGCAGCACGGCTGGCGCGGGAAGACGGCTCAGGGCACTGGGCTGGGCAGACAAAGGAGGGGCGCTTCATCCTGGAGACACATGCAGGACCCCAGAGCAGTGGAGGGGACGTAGCCATTGCCACCAGGGCACTTGTGTGGGCTTTTAAAGCAATCACAAGACAGGCCGGacagcaagaggaaaaaaaaaatgtttcattgcTAGTGAGGATGGCGTGTTCCTGAGAAGCGGCACACACCTCTTTGTGAACGGGCAGGGCTGGAGTTCAGATTGTGTGAAAAGCAAGCCCTGTTTACCCCTGCCTGCGCTTCACGGTGCAGGTGCTGTAGCTTCACTGCTGATGGCGCTTCGGTCCCTCTAGGCTCGCGACTTTTTGCAGGATTGCCCCAGCCTTCCTGAGTAGCAGATGCGttagaggaaaatatttaagtatacTGGGGATGGCCCGTTTCTACAGGGGAATTCTTTTGTATAGCCAGGACCTCTGCAGTGATGAGAATCAAAAGCCTCTGATTTGTCCCTTTGGACAGGACAAAGCCAGGGTTTCAGGTGTCAGCTTATCTTAGGGTGAACCAGACTCAGAATCAAAAGTAGGAAACAGGTGGATGATGGAatcagggtggggggaggagctgAAGACTTCCGGCTACAAGGAGGACAGTAAGCCCCCCCCCCATCCAGTGGGATGCAAGGTGCCAGGGGCTTCTGGGTGACTGCTCTCCAGGGCCTGGCTGAGAGCTCGGTCAGCTTAGGTAGCTCTTCTCTGCAGCCCTAGAGTCTAGACGTCTCGCCGGCCAGAGTCTGAGCCCACCAGCCGTGTTCCTCATCCTGGCTCTGGGCCTCCCCTGTCCCTTAGGGACCCCTCCCCCGTCTCTTAGggacccctccccccaacagCCCTCCCTCCCTGACTGCCACCACCACTCACAGTCCTGGGTCTCAGCATTTGGAGAGGATACCCTCCCCATCTGGGCACTGTACCTCTCTTCTCATGCCTGCTGTACCCCTGGGGCCATAGCCTGTGCCATTGGCCATCCCTGCAACACAGGAACCAAGACCTCACTGACACCTTCAAGGCCCTTAGGGTCCTTCCTTTTGCCTGGCCACACCCTCAGCACAGTCCTTTTTGCCCTGAGAGTTTCTCTGGTACCAACTTCTCATCAGTATCATTCCTGTCCTCTTGAGAGGGCAGAACAGCCTTGAGGGGACTTCAAAACACAAGGCAGAAGCTGAAGCAGCTGGGGTGGGGAGCTtagtgcaggggcttccctcctctccctccccgacCCAGCCCCTTTGCAGATGGCACTCAGAGGGTAGACCTATGGCAGGCGAAAGCAGCCTCCTTGCCCCTGTCCATACCTACTGCCCCAAAGTGCAAACACAACtcgtgttttaatttacattaggTGATGGGTTTAGGGGAGGAGCTGACACAGTAACCCACCCCCGACCAGAAGCATGAAGGGTGGCTGGTAAACAGAGGGGTCCTAATGGGCCTGTGACGTTCTctctgggagggagggtggagggctagagagtgtgtgcgtgcgtgtCTGGGCGAGAGAGCGTGGCCAGCAGCAGGCGCCAGGGGCCTGGGCAGGGAGGGCCCTAAGGACAATCCTTGCCTGCGTTTGGCCCAAGAGGAGGATAAATGCCTGGAAATTGCGTGCAAGTGGAGGAGGAATCACAAGAACCAAACAGCCAAGGAAGGAACCGGAGCGTGGGGAtgctggaggcagggaggaaggaaaggaagagccgCCAGGGGCATGGTTGGGGGGCGAGCAGCCAATGGGTGGTTATATGGAAACTGTGAGCTAGTGGTGGAGACTCCTGGATGGATGGAAACAGGTTTCGAGAGACAGCGATATAGCTGGAGGCGAACCCGatggtgtggggagagggagactgggattcaTGATCACTGGCCTCAGAAGCTGTGTTTCTGCAGACCAGCCCCATCCTGGGCATTGCACAAGCACTCTGCCCGTCTGCCTCCTGCCCAGCACCATCGCATCTCCCTGCTCTGCTTGCCTCTGGCGGCTAGCTTGTCTGTGGAGTGCCAGCTCGCCTGCCCTGGCTGGACTGCAGCCTCCATGAGAGGTGGCTGAGAGCTCGGTCAGCTTAGGTAGCTCTTCTCTGCAGCCCTAGAGTCTAGACGTCTCGCTGGCCAGAGTCTGAGCCCACCAGCCGTGTTCCTCATCCTGGCTCTGGGCCTCCCCTGTCTCTTAGggacccctccccccaacagCCCTCCCTCCCTGACTGCCACCACCACTCACAGTCCTGGGTCTCAGCATTTGGAGAGGATACCCTCCCCATCTGGGCACTGTGCCTCTCTTCTCACGCCCAGGGGCCTCATCGTGTGTCTTTCCCTCATCGCACCCAGGAACACCCAGCACCACTTGGATTCTATTGGCAGGGCTTGGTCTGGCATCAGGAGGCTTCTCCTCTAAGCCAGATGtggacagatgtagagaagaaccCCCTAGAGACGAAAAGGAGCCAGCTGGGATTGGAATGCAAGGGATTTGCATCAGGCACAGGATGGGGGTGTGATCCAGGGGTGAAAGGAGGTAGGGCAATGGGGGGGCGATACTAGCAGCCCACCCCCCTCCCGATGCACTTGCTGCTTCAGGTGACGTTCACTCATTTGTTTACTAATTCATTTGTACAATATTTATTGGCCTCTGAATCTGGTCACAGGCTGACTAGAACCCAGCATAAGGCACACAGAGTCAGagatttcccccccacccccccgcaaaCAATCCCCCAGCCACACCCACAGGGAGGCCACAGGTGCAAGCGAACCCCAGGATGGCCAAACACTGATGAGATGCCCAGGGGTGAGGTATGAGAGCTCTAGTACTCAAAAGTGGGTCACCTGCGTATCAAAGGATGTACAATGACATCATGTTccagatttgctttaaaatatctctgcaaagaaagaaacaggagaaCCAAAGCATATGTAACTCCATCTGGATAACTGTTGAATCTGGGTGATAGGCACGTGATGGGGGGAGTTGTTTTCATTGAAATATTGTGCGTTTGAAATGTTTTGAGTGTATCAGTGACAAGGGTGCCGTGGGAAGGTATTGTCTGCTGTGCCCCAGCCTGAGTACAGGCATGATGCCCCAAGCTGCACCCCCCGATGATGTTCTGAGCACAGAACATGTTTGTGCCCATCAGAAACATGATAGGACTGTCAAAAGGACATCAAGTCAGGTGTATAATTTGCAAGTGTGAGTAGTGGGCTCTGTTTGCCCCAGGACAGTGTAAACATTGCAAATGGTTCATCGGTTCACTGAttggaagaggaaaaacaaaagctcTGAGAGCGCCACCTCATGGAGAGACTGCCCCTCCTCTGGGGCCCTGGCCCATCTGCATCAGCCTTTGGGATAACAGGCTTTCTCCTTCCTGCAGGGCCCCTGCTGCAGACTTCTGACGGGAAGGGGATGGAGGAAGGCACCATCCGCCACCTGGTGCAGCCCAGAGGGCCGAGGAGCggcccagggccctggcaggGAGGTCGGAGGAAGTTCCGCCGCCAGCGGCCGCGCCTCTCCCATAAGGGCCCCATGCCTTTCTGAAGCAGGTACTTGAGCCTCTGGTCAGTGGGCGGCACAGAAAGGGCAGGGGAGGAACAGCCTGGAAGCTGGGTGGCCCTGCTGCTCACCGCTGGCCAGACACCTGCACCAGGCAGTGCCGGCCCCATGCATAACACCGGGGCTTACAGAGCACCTTCAGTTTAGACCGGAGACCAAGGCCGGAGAGGGGCTTGACACTCCCCAGGAGTTAGGTGCTGGCTCCCCTCCACTCTGCTGCCTAGGCCCAGCTGGAGTGTTATGGAAGTCCTGGGGGGGCCTTGATGAGCTGGGGAGAGGTGCCCCGGGGTATATGTGCAGGTGTGCGGTGTGGATCCTCACCAGAGGCGGGGAGGAAGGCAGGGATCCTTGGGGGTAGCCGCTAGCAGAGAACAGGAAGAGAGCTGCCCGGAGATGTGGGAAGGAGAGAGCAGGGCCTGAGCCTGCCCCTGAGGCCTGGCCTGCTGTCCTTCCCCCTGTCGCCAGGACAGAGTGGCACTGACTCAGTGGCCTGGGGCTTTAGGTTCAGGCTTGTGGGGCGGGCGGGTGAAGgccctctcctctcctgtcctAGGCGGTTCCTTTGACCTAGGACACGTCAATGACCCCTCTCTggtcatttttcctcttttaggaCTGAAGGGGCCACCACGTGTCCGCCCCCTGTGATTCTCTCTACTCCTCCGTCGTCGATCGGCCTGCTTCTCTGGAGCCCTCCCATCCGTTCGCCTCATCTGGCCCCTGTTCTAGCTGCTGACGGTCTGGCTCTTCTCGCCCACCAGCCTCCCCGAATGGATTGGCGTGCTCCTGCCCCTAGCAAGGACTCATTCAGTGCCCCTTCGTGACTTGAAgaccctgcactggaaggccgTCCTTCCTCTCCGcagccctccctctgctctagTCCCTACCTCTTCTGTCCAATACCCTTCCTGCCTCAGGTATGCCCTGGGGGCCGGGTGGTACCCGCCCTTCTTTAATGGGCTCCAGCAGATTCCACAGTTTCGCATCAGCACTCCCCCCCAGGCCTCCAGAGGGGCATAGAGAGCAGAGCAATGAGAGACTTTAGCGACAGGGACCGGGTGGCTGGGATGCAGACAGGGTGCCCTGGGGGCATGGGAACGGGGGCTTGGCGATCTGGCGAAGGGGGAGTGAAGCACTGGAGAAGAGGAGGAATAGCTACTGTGGCCTCTTCCTCATCCCCATGTTTGGCCTGGTTGAGGAAGAGGTGAAGGAGGGGCCGTGAAGTCCTTTGTCACTTCTCTCGCCTCACTGTCCCTCCCACTCactcccgccccccccaccccagctggtTCAAGCTCCAGCTCAGGAGGGGAGGGTATGCGCCTCAGGTGGCTCTGTTCCCTCCCAGGAGCAAAAGCCAAGTAGGATGATTGGTTTTGCCAAGAATCACAGACGATCAGAGCCAAAAGGAACCTTGGAGTTCACTTAGCGCCACCTCCTTATGCAAACTCCTGCAGAAACAGAGGCTCGGAGAGGGATGGTGACCAGCTCAGTGCCGCTGCAGAGCCAGCGTGAGGGCTCAGGTCTCCGAACTCCCACGTGATGATGCCCTCTTCCTTCTTGATGATGTCTTCCAAACCTATTAAGTGCCTTTTCCCGggcttggggctgggggtggccaggaagggagagggggccGGCTGTGAACTGCCCCATGGTGGGACGGAGCTGTTCCCTCCTGCCTGGCCTGCCCCTTCTGGTCCATTCCCCAAGCCGGCCTGGAAAGTTCCCTGACTGGCCAGCTGCCCCCATTCCTTGCAGCACTCCCAGACCCTGGGTATTTTCATAGGGGCAACTCAGGCACCGAGACTGCCAGGAATCAGGAGGTGGCCTTAACCAGTTGGACTCAATGGCTTTCCCTTCACGTTGACTGGAACTTCTTCTCCCAGTGGCCTTTCCCTGAggaggcagggagtggggagaagaagaaggaaacaaagaaggggtgggggaggaaggaaggaaagatgggagGAAGTGTAGATCTCAGCAGGCTTTCTTCTCAAAGGCCTCgtgggagggagaaaagggaagacagGAGCCTGATGGCCACCTATGTACGTGTGGGGCAGGGGGAGTCAGGGCCCCCAGAGTCCCAGAACAACCCCAACGTTTGCCTAcccgcccctcccccttccctccactgctgctaacgctgctgctgctgctgctactgctgctttAAGGCCACCCTGGGGAGCCAGGCTGGGCACCTGCCGCCCCCCCAAACGCCCCTCAGCCCAGAGTGGGGTCTGGCCAGTGTCCAGAAAGCCTCTTCTGCCACGGATGTCCCCACTGGGGCTGGGCcttattccccctcttcctttctGCATCTCCTGTCGCATCAGTTGCCCAGCCCAGGGGGAAGGGCGGGGGTGGGCTGTGGGCAGCGGGAGAGGGACGGCTGGGAAAGTCTGGTGACACAGGGCAGTGGAGGTGCTGAGGGGCCGTCTTATTTAAAGTGGTTGTGTATGATTCTTATACTAATTTATACAAAGTTATTAAGGCGCTTTTCATTAAGAAATCGTCCCATTCCCCTAATTGTGTTCACTGTGTTTGTAAAGATTGTTCAGTGTAAATATGtctttataataaaaagttaaaagcagaCAATTCGCCCTTACTCTTGGAGGTCACGTTCAGGAGGGGCACACCTCTCTGCTGAGATCCAtggtcccccccccccccgccccgcaacCCCGCACCCATGAACTTCATGTGCAGGGAGGGAAGTGCCTGCCTCCTAAATCGGTTCCAGGTCCAATGGCTTCAAACTAATTTGCCACAAACTCACAAAAGGAATCTCTATGCTTAATGACCAGTTCACATAAAATGCAGTCCACTTTTAAGTGTTTTGGCATCTGAGTgtcctaattttgttttttttttgcagtgtccTTTgaaggatctttaaaaaaaattatttaagaacaTTCTGATTAAAGGTGGGATTTCTACTAAAAGTTGTTTTATATCCTTGGTGTGCAtcttcttctatttttatctACTTTTGAACACTCTCGGGACTTTTTAGCCAGTTGCCTTTCTTGAGAAATGTTCTGTTTCCTGCAATAAATACATTTGTTAATGACTTTGTATGTATCATTTTACGTTTCACAAAGTAGTTGCTTGATGCACGAGATAGCCTGAGAAATAAAATGCAAGGAGTTTGATGCAATTCTGCCCCATCTGTCTCACTTCCTCACGCTTGTTGTCAAAATGCCAACATCTTGGAGAACAGGAAGGAACATTGGGTACATGCTAATTTGGTTAATCAACTCATTAGGTGCACACAGGTATACACGATCCAGAGTAAAACCCAGCAAAAAGGAGACAGGAGTGATCCAAAAAGTGCATTCGATAAATCTTGTGGGAAATTCCACAGATTTGACAAGTATTCAGTTCTAGAAATATACAATTTGAAGAAAGGGTCTTCAGACACTTGCTAAAAAGTCATGAAACTGCtcaatgaaagataaaatagaaaatgccACCCACAAGCGTACACAGCAATCTTATCATTGACAAAATGTTGCAGATTGTGACATATAGTGAGTTAAAAATATGACATTGTGTTGGAACTGCCTCTTAGGAAAATTGGTACAAAAATGCCTTCTTTCAAAATTACTACTTTGACTTTTAGGCAAACTGGTTGTCAGAGGAACTGGTTTTAGGCAAGGAGGTTTTGGGCGGGCTGGCTTTATGCTGATTGGTCTGTTACCGCCCTAATCACCCCCAAAGCTCTAATTTCACAAGAAACCAAGGAGAAGGGGCCGGGGGCAGGGCAGGACAACTTAATACTGATCCGTGAGTGTGTAGCCCTTTAACAGTTTAcggagctctttttaaaaaatatcaactcATTTTATTATCCTAACAACTGGGCGACACAGatccctgttttacaaatgagaaaacaggctaAGAGAGttgaagcaacttgcccaaaggcTCACAGCCGGTAAGTGAATCTAAAATCTGTACTTTGAATTCTAGAATGTAAACTCTTTCTATGGTACTATGGAAGGTCCCCTAATTAGAGAGAAGACTTAAGTACAAAATGTACTTAAATCCCAGTAAGTGCACTGGAAATAGGTGGCGTGGTGTGGACTGGTGGGGTCAGAGAAAGGCTCACGGAGACACCAGCTTACACCGGCCCCAGAAGACCCAGTTGCCTTTGGTTAAGTTGGCAGGAGGATGGTGCACAGTGGACGGGGGGACAAGGAAGGGGAGTTGCCACCAGTGTCCTCCAGGCATATGTAGTCACTGTATGCAAGTGGGTGGAGGCAAGTCTGACCTCCTTGGGGCAGAGGATGAGGGGAAGGAAAGCTGGTGGCTTTCTGTAAAGATAATTAGACATCAAACCAAAAGAAGGCAGGACATATGGGTTGGCACCATTTGGAGATATCTTGAccaaataaatacaatataatcAGAGTAGGGGGCTGTTTTTGAAAatacagagggaaaaaagaaaaaggagttcaCTTTTTGTTCACTGATTACTTCTGGACCAAGACCTGgaagggttgggggtggggtgggcagatgAACCTGAAAAACAACAGCGCTTCAAATCCACCTAGAAATTAGGCAGCCCCTGAAATGAAAGAGATAAGGGAGGCAAACAGACTCAGGCCACACACAAGGCTTTTCAGGACCCCAGGCGTGGTATAAAATGAGCCATAGCTACTTAGATGCCTAACATTTCAGATTCTCCCACAAGTCCTGGCTGACCCAGGCAGCCATTCTGAGGTGCTTATAGAATTCTATTTTTCACGCCTGAAGGTTATTCAACTGAAATTTCTCAACCCCAGATTTCTGACCAGAATGGGCCTGTACCAGCTGACTGCCAAAGGGAATGGCAGAGAAGATCTACCATCTTCTTTTCTGGTCCTAGAAGGGGCTACTGACTCAGCCAGCGTTTTTCtggaaccccccccccccaccaagtgGAAGATGTCTCCAGGGTTCCTTTGAAAAACCAGTT
Above is a window of Mesoplodon densirostris isolate mMesDen1 chromosome X, mMesDen1 primary haplotype, whole genome shotgun sequence DNA encoding:
- the APLN gene encoding apelin — translated: MNLRLCVQALLLLWLFLSAVCGGPLLQTSDGKGMEEGTIRHLVQPRGPRSGPGPWQGGRRKFRRQRPRLSHKGPMPF